The region ATCCATCACTTCCCGCATTTCGTCAATTGGAACCTTCCCGGCCAGAGGCTAGAGTAGAACTATCAAGTCAAGGGAGGCAGTGAAGGCATGCAGCATACAGGTAGCGGTAAGATGCCGGAGGCAGGCGGGGGGAACACAGACTTCGCTGGCAATGGGGACAACACGTATAATGCAGGCAACGCGGACAACGCGGACTACGCAGACAGAGCGGATAGAGCGGACCGGGTGCAGGTACGGGAGGCCAGTGTGATTATACCAACCTATGAAGCAGGCGCCGCTGATCCAAATCCTATGTTTCTGGAGAAAAGAGTCTATCAGGGAAGCTCCGGGCGTGTATACCCGCATCCCGTGATTGAGAGCATCTCGGATGTGAAGCAGGATAAGGCGTACAAGCTGATTATTCTGGAGAATGAATATCTGCGGATAGAGATCATGCCGGAGCTTGGAGGGCGGATCTACCGGGCGCTGGACAAGACGAATAACTATGATTTTGTCTATTATAACCGAGTGATCAAGCCCGCGCTGGTCGGTCTTGCGGGTCCCTGGATCTCCGGGGGCATTGAGTTCAACTGGCCGCAGCATCACCGCCCGAATACATTCGGACCCGTAGAATATAAGCTTGAGACTGCTGCGGATGGAAGCGCTATCCTTTGGGTGAGCGAGATTGACCGGATGTACGGGACGAAGGTTACGGCTGCATTCAGACTCTACCCCGGTTCCGCTTATCTGGAGGTCAATGCCCAGTGCTATAACAGGACACCGCAGGCGCAGACCTTCCTCTGGTGGGCCAATCCGGCGGTTGCGGTTAATGATCAGACGCAGTCTGTTTTTCCGCCTGATGTTACAGCCGTCCTCGATCACGGTAAAAGGGATGTATCGCGCTTCCCTATTGCGACCGGCACCTACTACAAACAGGATTATTCGGAAGGCGTGGACATCTCCCGCTATAAGAATATCCCGGTTCCGACCTCCTATATGGCCTACAAGTCCGATTATAATTTCGTCGGCGGATATGATCACGGTGCCCAGGCCGGGCTGCTGCATGTGGCTAATCATCATATCTCACCGGGGAAGAAGCAATGGACCTGGGGGAACGGGGAGTTCGGGCAGGCCTGGGACCGCCAGCTGACCGATGAAGACGGACCTTATATTGAACTTATGACGGGCGTATACACCGATAATCAGCCTGACTTCACCTGGCTGCAGCCGTATGAGGAGAAGAGCTTCACCCAGTATTTCATGCCGTATAAGGGCATCGGTCTGGTGAGAAATGCCTCGGTAGACGCTGCGGTCAATCTGGAGGTTGATGCGGCATTGGCTCAGGCGGTGGTGAAAGTATATGTTACTTCACGGTTTGAACAGGCTATTATCCGGTTGAGCGGAGCCGGTGGTGATTATCTGCAGGAGACCGCAGATTTGTCCCCGGTAGAGGCCATAGAGCTTACAGTCATACTGCATCGCGGAGAAGAGGAGCATGACCTCAAGCTGACAGTCCAAAGTGCAGAGGGCAGGCTGCTGGTCGCCTATCAGCCGAAGCGGCCGGAGATCGGGCGCATCCCCGAGGCGGCGAAGCCGCTGGCAGCGCCGGAAGAACTGCGTTCAGCAGAGGAGCTGTATCTGGCCGGTCTGCATCTGGAGCAGTACCGGCATGCCACCTTTGAGCCGGAGGCTTATTATCTGGAGGGGCTTAAGCGGGACAGCGGGGATATCCGGCTGAATGTGGCGTATGGAACGCTGCTGCTCCGCCGCGGGCAATATGCCCAGAGTGAGCCCTTGTTCCGCCGCGCCATTGAACGTCTGACCTCACGTAATCCTAACCCGTATGACAGCGAAGCTTACTATCAGCTGGGGGTTGCCCTGCGCGGCCAGAACCGCCTGGATGAGGCTTTTGCCGCCTATTACAAGGCGGTATGGTCGGCAGCCTGGCAGGATGCAGGGTATTACTCACTAGCTCAGATTGCCTGCCAGCAGGGCCGGTATGCCGAGGCATTGGAGCTGGCGGAGCGTTCGCTGATCCGCAATGCGCGTAACTATAAGGCGAGGAACCTGAGGTCTGCTCTCCTGCGCAGACTTGATCGGCCGCAGCAGGCGAGAGAATTCGCCAGTGAGACTGTGCAGCTTGATCCTGCTGATTTTGGCGCATATAACGAGCTGGTCCTGACTCTTGCAGCACTGGAGGACCCTGCTGCGGCAGAAGAGGCGCTGACGGAATTGGAGCGGCTTATGCGTGGTGGCGCACACAACTACCTTAATCTTATGGCGGATTATATGGACTGCGGACTCTATGCGGAAGCTCTTGCCGTAGGGCAGAGGGCAGTCAAACGCGGAGCATCCGAAACTGACACCGACACCGACACCGACACCGACACCGAATCCGTCTACCCAATGCTGTATTATGCCCTTGGCGAAATCTATGAGCGTATAGGACAAGTCGGGCAAGCACGGGAGGCCCGCCGCAAGGGGCAAGCGGCCCGCCCGCTGCACTGCTTCCCGAACACCCTGTCCGAGCTTGAATGGCTGTTAAGCGCCGTCCGGGCGAACCCCATGGATGATAAGGCCCACTACTATCTGGGCAATCTCTATTATGACAAGAAGC is a window of Paenibacillus sp. FSL H3-0469 DNA encoding:
- a CDS encoding DUF5107 domain-containing protein is translated as MQHTGSGKMPEAGGGNTDFAGNGDNTYNAGNADNADYADRADRADRVQVREASVIIPTYEAGAADPNPMFLEKRVYQGSSGRVYPHPVIESISDVKQDKAYKLIILENEYLRIEIMPELGGRIYRALDKTNNYDFVYYNRVIKPALVGLAGPWISGGIEFNWPQHHRPNTFGPVEYKLETAADGSAILWVSEIDRMYGTKVTAAFRLYPGSAYLEVNAQCYNRTPQAQTFLWWANPAVAVNDQTQSVFPPDVTAVLDHGKRDVSRFPIATGTYYKQDYSEGVDISRYKNIPVPTSYMAYKSDYNFVGGYDHGAQAGLLHVANHHISPGKKQWTWGNGEFGQAWDRQLTDEDGPYIELMTGVYTDNQPDFTWLQPYEEKSFTQYFMPYKGIGLVRNASVDAAVNLEVDAALAQAVVKVYVTSRFEQAIIRLSGAGGDYLQETADLSPVEAIELTVILHRGEEEHDLKLTVQSAEGRLLVAYQPKRPEIGRIPEAAKPLAAPEELRSAEELYLAGLHLEQYRHATFEPEAYYLEGLKRDSGDIRLNVAYGTLLLRRGQYAQSEPLFRRAIERLTSRNPNPYDSEAYYQLGVALRGQNRLDEAFAAYYKAVWSAAWQDAGYYSLAQIACQQGRYAEALELAERSLIRNARNYKARNLRSALLRRLDRPQQAREFASETVQLDPADFGAYNELVLTLAALEDPAAAEEALTELERLMRGGAHNYLNLMADYMDCGLYAEALAVGQRAVKRGASETDTDTDTDTDTESVYPMLYYALGEIYERIGQVGQAREARRKGQAARPLHCFPNTLSELEWLLSAVRANPMDDKAHYYLGNLYYDKKRPEEAAASWERSRELRGDFAIVHRNLALAYYNKQNNPEAALASLEQAFACAPQDARILYELDQLRKKLAWSAGERLGHLEAHRNLVEQRDDLYIEYVTLLNQLEHYDEAIREISSRTFHPWEGGEGKVTGQYQFAHSGLGRQALESGQYEAALEHFRLALAYPHNLGEGRLEGAQENNIYYNLGRVYEGLQQEQEAACCYRTASQGLSEPVSAVFYNDQPPEMIFYQGLAWLRLQEPKEAKRRFNRLIDYAERHLFDDIKLDYFAVSLPDFLVFEDDLNRRNVIHCRYMRGLGLLGLGRYEAAAAELDTALALDPNHQGAGVHRRMAGSALNRGQL